From Styela clava chromosome 6, kaStyClav1.hap1.2, whole genome shotgun sequence, one genomic window encodes:
- the LOC120331427 gene encoding caspase-3-like, giving the protein MNRVDIYRVIDKFSKEQWRDFSRLKLDLDEQKMDELEDRWRDDFKQQKFKTVIAWEDQTDRKGDLLQQLMSWKRDFYCGEQENKTKTKAEQAIQSAADVDNLPTPRYIRYSESYKLTAKKGLVLIISNSFTSFAEKGHRTPACHKDVESMEKLWRDTIGCTLLEGRSHRDKSAAEMRDLLRKLGKSPGYDYMVVVISTHGEMIPEENKIGNQTFVSYQEVLLGNDNKHIRAKEIQSLFDNDAARNLQGIPKLFILQYCRGKEVNRGVKREIEVSGDAGPHELDDMPLIPIDSLMPTTSDVLTAYPTHENQKAFKNDDGSWFIQTIFKVFKDGYRQKHVTDMLTDVNLEMMNKRGEIDLNDCKSMSIYESSLTKRFYLVDPQTPPSTA; this is encoded by the coding sequence ATGAACAGAGTAGACATCTATAGAGTAATTGACAAGTTCAGTAAAGAACAATGGAGAGATTTTAGTCGACTGAAACTCGATTTAGATGAGCAAAAGATGGATGAACTCGAGGATAGATGGAGAGACGACTTTAAACAACAAAAGTTCAAGACGGTAATAGCATGGGAAGATCAAACTGATAGAAAAGGAGACTTATTGCAGCAACTGATGTCATGGAAAAGAGATTTTTATTGTGGTGAGCAGGAAAACAAGACTAAAACAAAAGCCGAACAAGCAATCCAATCCGCTGCTGACGTTGACAACTTGCCAACCCCTAGATACATAAGATACTCCGAGAGCTATAAACTCACAGCAAAAAAAGGTCTCGTTCTGATCATAAGCAATTCGTTTACCTCCTTCGCTGAAAAAGGTCATAGAACACCTGCATGCCATAAAGATGTTGAAAGTATGGAAAAACTGTGGAGAGATACCATAGGATGCACACTGCTAGAAGGAAGATCTCATCGAGACAAAAGTGCTGCTGAAATGAGAGATCTGCTCAGGAAGCTTGGTAAGTCACCCGGGTATGATTACATGGTGGTGGTGATAAGTACACATGGAGAGATGATTCCAGAGGAAAATAAAATCGGAAATCAAACATTTGTGAGTTATCAAGAAGTTCTGTTAGGAAATGACAACAAACATATCCGAGCAAAGGAAATACAGTCTCTTTTTGACAATGATGCTGCTCGAAATTTACAAGGCATACCCAAGCTTTTCATCCTTCAATACTGCAGAGGAAAAGAAGTTAATCGAGGAGTGAAAAGGGAAATTGAAGTTAGTGGTGATGCCGGCCCTCACGAATTAGATGATATGCCTCTAATTCCAATAGATTCACTGATGCCCACAACAAGTGACGTCCTCACAGCATATCCAACGCATGAAAACCAGAAGGCTTTTAAAAATGATGATGGATCTTGGTTCATTCAGACCATTTTTAAAGTCTTCAAAGATGGCTACCGTCAAAAGCATGTTACAGATATGCTCACAGATGTCAATCTTGAAATGATGAACAAGAGAGGCGAAATAGACTTGAATGACTGCAAGTCAATGAGCATCTATGAGTCTAGTCTCACCAAACGTTTCTACTTGGTTGATCCGCAGACTCCTCCTAGCACGGCGTGA